The sequence CGCTAAACGCAGAACTCCCTGGAAAGCGAAGGAAGATTAAGATTTTAAAAAGTCATTCGAGCAGGCCTCgcagcgagtcactttttagtgactggtCTATTTTGAGTTTAGTCAtttaaaagtcactatttgcatccaaaagtcactaaagtcactatttttcgaaaaaaaatgtcactgaagtcactatttttgcaaataaaaatcatttgtacctattTGTACCATTTGTAtatatcaaccaaatcaaatgtgaatcttatagcaatatattaaatttgggaaatatgcCCCAAAGAAGTTCCAAGTGTGTTGTGAAAATCGTGAGATTATTTTCGATTCATGTCAACTATGATCTTTTTCTTCACGAATGAAATTTGGCTAGCCTAAGTAAACAGTACAGAATTTAGTCTAAAAAAATGTAGAACACGTTATGTCAGAAGTAGTTCTGGCACTAGCAAAtacattcaaaactttttgattgaaattattttaaaaatagtatcacgtttttataaaaacaaactattttcagatttctattagcatttcctcagttattaattgaaagcttttctatgccccccattgcatgagtatgcatCTTGTGTGGAAAGTACAATGTTTACACTATTGGAGTGGGGCATTATGGCAATTTttctcaaatcaatggtttttcgaaaccattTGGGCATTTGGACTtccaaacaactgtgcagaatcgGGACCCGATTGATTGTTTTCTCGCTTTCCGCAAtccgtttgaagtttgtatgggaattaGTAAGGGAGAACgtacatttttgcatttttactccTATAGATGTTTCAGTACATCGTAAACTAAGTGGcgcattgcgttaaagtatataACCCAAAGCATGAAAAAGGTACGTTGCTAGAAcgtccacaaaaaaagttataacgcatCGAaatttgattgttcaaaccatatgcaaaaaatcgtttattctgccagtaCTGCCGAACAACatggaccaataatttaactgagtagtatttcaaaattattgatcttataTATATGTCTGGGTAGCTATTCGGAATGATTTCTCAAACAAAAAATCcggacaagaaggaagaaggggtttGCCCTCTAACAACCATAGGCTGTCCGGTAGAGCAggaagaaacattgatttcGTACACACGGTTTGAACAATCCATCTTCGTtagaacattttttgtagacgtgctagcaacgtaccttcttcagcaaagtctttTGACATCCTTCAAACTATATGCAAACGTATAGAGTGACGTGATTGATGACAAATTGAGGCCGATAGGAGCAACCAAAATTATGCAAGCCGTGTGGAGGAATAATTTTGGGTAAAGCTTCGAAGAGGAGATGAATCCAGAGATTGTATGACATGGAGCAAAGGACATAACGTGGCTCATTCCTAAAGTTGGGCTGGATTAATGAAACTAAGTACTCCTACTTGAGGATGCATGTACTGAGTGAGTACGAATCAAGTCAATTGTAGTGCTAGAATATTGTCAGTAATAGCCTATTTAGATTGCGAGCTACATGAAAAAGAGTATCGGGATGTCAAAgttcactcatttttttaattttaactgATCTGCCTATCGAGGTGTTTTAAGCTAATTGCTGAAAAGTTACTTCCGCAGCAACCCTCAAACAGAGTTCAAAATTGGAGTCTTTCAGCCATCTGAAGGGTACAGTAAATAATGTTTTATGCTACTGAGCTTTGCGTCCGATATCGATAATATCAAAATTGAAGAAGAGACTTTTGCGCCTTTCAAGAGGGAAACAGCGAGAATTGCAGCTGTGACTTGGGCATAAACAGCTAGAGTCCCGTAATGAGGGAACAAAGATGACTGTATACTACCCTGATTCTTCCGATCATAGCAGACtatttctacatacttattatTGCATTAGTATGTCATGAGGCTGACACAATGATACGCCCGGGAAAGTTGAGAAAAGTTCCAAACCGACTCTTAGAACGGACCGGGATCGAACCCAGTCACTAACAGCAGGTCTtgcttttttttcctgttcgggtgtgccccTGCGCCCTGTTATTAggtctattgtagcgttacccgtatccttagtgttaaagtgcatgtcgaattacttcattactattgataagcaatgcagtatcggtttcgatacagttgttgttttgtttcctcaagagcaccatgacaatgtcccgctatttagaccctccacagagagcaatcccattgaaggcgcgcccttaTCAAtcggaaatcaatcctttcttgagaaaacagaacagtgatactgtttttggccatgcatcggagccctagccacatccttgtcttgcttctggaatatcaccagtaaacaaTGAAAACCTGGATTTAGCTCTCTCtgcaagaccatttcaagctaGAGAATTCGTTCGGTAATAAGTACATCCGTGTGTTCCTCCCACTACCATTACtcaccagttcatgaagagttagtacgtatttaaacccctaactcgatttttccagcagtcagttcagcttAGGACCGGGTatcgaggttttttaactaattgcttgaaaagttgtttgcgCTGTATACAGTccagcctcaaacaagaggaattcgagtcgttcaactgtctgcaaggtaacattaattatgttttatttctgagactgctgttggtagcggggactaaatacgatgaatccttaattaccacaacttattgccctagctagaaaaatggattaagctagggctctgtttggtagatcttacaccgcaacacactacgtcaaagtgatctactgTGTTACGGGAAGGTATTGCTTAGTAGCTGCGCATCTATCCACACGGGCAAGGTAGACCCAAaggaaataaaatgaaatagaaattctCAAGTTATGAATTATACACAGCCTTATCATCTAAATCATATAAAGTACCTAACATGATTCAGTGGTAAAATATTTCGCAACAAACTGTAACTATACTTTCTGCCGTTTGTTTATCGTGCAATATCTTAATCATTTCGTCAGAGTACGAAATTGACGATAAGATGATTGAACAAATATCTATACAGTACTAAAAATATGCATGAGCCTTTCTATCGATCCATCATACAGACACGCAAATACACTCACCGTGGCAAGATCCTTCTGGCTGAGTCCTTTGGCTTGACGGCCTTGCATGATCAGCTTGGAGACACTGTGCGACACTTGCTTATGCTTCAGTTCTTCGTGCTCCCTATCCAACTTAGCGGTGTTCTTCGGTGCTGTATGCTGCTTATTTGTGCCCGCATTATCTATCCGGCGAAAATTagaaagaagggaaaacaaaatcaatattgCACAATTGATGTCAAGGTTCACATAAGATTACTAGTTTTTGGACATCATATAGCTCGAATATAGTCACAAAATAATGCACGATACGTAACCTTTCGACTCTTTGTTTATATTTAACTTCGTAGTCCTACGTCAGGAGCTACAGCTTTCTATCGTAAAtagcattttattcaaatatcttccgtattttgaaaattttcgacCAGCCGGCTCCATTTTTAGTGCACTATCGGAATCATCGGAATATGGCGAAGGCTGATGCAATTGCAATACAGCTAACCTCGTGGTTGCCGAAGCGATAAAAAGAGAAATTTCCTAAATTTTGTGTGTACTTACACTTTTGGCTGGTTTCCACAGCAAGACCCTGCCGGCGAGCCTGATTCACAGCCGATTCAGTCTTGAGAGATGATGCCTTGGGGGCTTTTTTACGCAACACGGTTACTGTGTCCCAGTCGCTTTCGGACATCTTGATGTTCCTTTTCTAGTGCGCTTCAGAGGGGAGCCAATTTCTCGATACACTCACTGATTATTTAATGGATCTACGCGAATTGCTTGGATGATGAACCGTTTTCTTCCACAATGACTAGTTTGAAAAATATACTAAAAGCAGGATTCCACAACAATTATGCACTTTTGTATACGATTCAAAATTATACACACCAGAATTGCGCGCAGAGGTTCGACTTTTCTAGAAGTCAAAAGAAAACTGCGAGCTCAAGCGGATCTTTTACTTTACAGGCTGTAGGCAGAAACACACGTATTTTGAATGGACTTCTGTTGGGTAACTCACGGCGGATGAGGAAAATCGGAAAATGCAAAACAAGCAAATCTGACACTTCAATTGTCAAAGCTGTCAAACTCAGCGGAAAAAGTTCAGCTCTGTGAACACTGAGTTCTCGCTACACGTTTGAAATGGGTTAAT comes from Armigeres subalbatus isolate Guangzhou_Male chromosome 2, GZ_Asu_2, whole genome shotgun sequence and encodes:
- the LOC134211480 gene encoding endothelial differentiation-related factor 1 homolog isoform X2, with product MSESDWDTVTVLRKKAPKASSLKTESAVNQARRQGLAVETSQKYNAGTNKQHTAPKNTAKLDREHEELKHKQVSHSVSKLIMQGRQAKGLSQKDLATKICEKPQIVNDYEAGRGIPNNLILGKIERVIGIKLRGKDIGTPMAPPGSN
- the LOC134211480 gene encoding endothelial differentiation-related factor 1 homolog isoform X1, which codes for MSESDWDTVTVLRKKAPKASSLKTESAVNQARRQGLAVETSQKYNAGTNKQHTAPKNTAKLDREHEELKHKQVSHSVSKLIMQGRQAKGLSQKDLATKICEKPQIVNDYEAGRGIPNNLILGKIERVIGIKLRGKDIGTPMAPPGKK